A genomic region of Tsukamurella pulmonis contains the following coding sequences:
- a CDS encoding type I polyketide synthase yields the protein MIGTRTRDDIGEDAPEDGELIAVVGMAGRFPGARTLAEYWRNLRDGVESIVPIDEDELRRSGIGADALDDRGYIRSGAPLDGIDEFDAALFGFTPAVAEGLDPQHRLFLQSVWHAIEDAGYRPGELDGAVGVYGTSSASGYLLNNLMSRLDVERTIGQGASYEMIDLSLRNDKDHIATRIAHQFDLHGPALSVQTACSSSAVAVHLACQALLSGEVDAALAGGSSIRVPNRAGYWHTHGAMTSPSGHCRPFDARADGTVFGSGVGVVMLKTLERARADGDRVHAVIRGSAINNDGAAKMTYAAPTAAGQAAAIAEAHAVAGVDPADISYVETHGTGTPLGDPIEIEGLRQAFDLGERERTRACRLGSVKANIGHLEVASGIAGVLKVILALKHRAVPGTVHYTAPNPELRLGDGPFEINQDLVEWESDGPRLAGVSSFGVGGTNVHLILEEAPAPATPAPAPGPYPLLLSARGTERIDVARARLADEWEADPALEPADVAATLAARPADTTRAVTVVRDRAHAIAALRAGEGAVGSVPEGVRDDADRIALLFPGQGTQYVGMARGLYDAEPVFAQNVDRCAAGFDAALGIDLKALLFGGRSRELERTDRSQPALFTVEYALARLLEARGVVPSILVGHSIGEYVAATLAGVFDLPTALTVVAERGRVMQAAPRGVMLAVPLGEKEIAPYLGSEIDVATVNEPGGCVVAGTEDAIADLTAKLAADTITARRVRTSHAFHSRLMEPAAAQFAEFLAGVELREPRIPMASNVTGTLMSAAEATDPATWSRQMRATVRFADELDTVLAEPHRVLVEVGPGGTLTSAAKRHPGFGDGHRIARLVRHPAQDRDDREFFLEGLGTLWAAGLDVDPGVPQGREVLLPGYPFLPERHWVEAAPHRRSAPGPDAAPSGDATAAGDDGADTGTEAVLGRVWAACLGTDTVDPEADFFDLGGDSLVAIGVSMAAGHAGIDLTPQDLYDHPTVAALARAITERDAAGGLAEPTAPSQRPPLTPNLARLTESGVRDHARWRIPLVLGVGPEVTAEDVTAVLEALIARHDALRLRLRRDDGLWEQVIAEAGEAPTHLRVHEEHTAATDLDAVAQERLAALIAEADDDAAPVQALLLRPEPGGAGRLALAVPGWVGDARSREILAADLLTAFGQRAAGMQVFLAPTATGWAEWSQRLAGLAGHPAVLESRSRWLDAALPAVRIATSDPEDRPAAADYRRLPTTVGTVEAAEIDDARRRTGVRLEELVTAAIVRGVASAVGPGRVAIDLDGDARSVLKPAVDARDTVGWFTTVHPVALTAPDGDDELVEQVRTALRGVPHHGVGHGLLRYLHAPTAAHLAAAPAADLHLVVGGTVPDPPDIAQGAKAVWFAADAAMPVRDVVPGLGHPVELRVYRTGGRLHLDWWFDARRVDAARIDALAAAVTQALGALARTSAEPEDEDADDWELVDLSGGDA from the coding sequence ATGATCGGGACCCGGACCCGCGACGACATCGGCGAGGACGCACCCGAGGACGGCGAGCTGATCGCCGTCGTGGGCATGGCCGGGCGCTTCCCCGGCGCGCGGACCCTCGCGGAGTACTGGCGCAACCTGCGCGACGGCGTCGAATCGATCGTCCCGATCGACGAGGACGAGCTGCGCCGCAGCGGGATCGGCGCCGACGCCCTCGACGACCGCGGCTACATCCGGTCCGGGGCACCGCTCGACGGCATCGACGAGTTCGACGCCGCGCTGTTCGGATTCACGCCCGCCGTCGCCGAGGGGCTCGATCCGCAGCACCGCCTGTTCCTGCAGAGCGTCTGGCACGCCATCGAGGACGCGGGCTACCGCCCCGGCGAGCTGGACGGCGCCGTCGGCGTGTACGGGACCAGTTCCGCCAGCGGCTATCTGCTCAACAACCTGATGTCGCGCCTGGACGTCGAACGCACCATCGGGCAGGGCGCCAGCTACGAGATGATCGACCTGTCGCTGCGCAACGACAAGGACCACATCGCGACCCGGATCGCGCACCAGTTCGACCTGCACGGGCCCGCGCTCTCGGTGCAGACCGCGTGCTCGTCCTCGGCCGTCGCCGTCCACCTGGCCTGCCAGGCCCTGCTCTCCGGCGAGGTCGACGCCGCGCTCGCGGGCGGCTCGTCGATCCGGGTGCCCAACCGTGCGGGGTACTGGCACACCCACGGCGCGATGACCTCGCCGAGTGGGCACTGCCGGCCCTTCGACGCCCGCGCCGACGGCACCGTCTTCGGCAGCGGGGTCGGCGTGGTGATGCTCAAGACCCTGGAGCGGGCCCGCGCCGACGGCGATCGCGTGCACGCCGTGATCCGCGGCTCCGCGATCAACAACGACGGCGCGGCCAAGATGACCTATGCGGCCCCCACCGCCGCCGGGCAGGCCGCCGCCATCGCCGAGGCGCACGCCGTGGCGGGCGTGGACCCTGCCGACATCAGCTACGTCGAGACGCACGGCACCGGAACGCCGCTCGGTGATCCCATCGAGATCGAGGGCCTGCGGCAGGCCTTCGATCTCGGCGAGCGCGAGCGCACCCGCGCCTGCCGCCTGGGATCGGTGAAGGCGAACATCGGGCACCTCGAGGTCGCCTCCGGCATCGCCGGGGTGCTCAAGGTGATCCTCGCGCTCAAGCACCGGGCGGTGCCCGGCACGGTGCACTACACGGCACCCAATCCCGAGCTGCGCCTCGGCGACGGGCCCTTCGAGATCAACCAGGACCTCGTCGAGTGGGAGAGCGACGGCCCGCGCCTGGCCGGCGTGAGTTCCTTCGGCGTCGGCGGCACCAACGTCCACCTGATCCTCGAGGAGGCGCCGGCCCCCGCGACCCCCGCCCCCGCACCCGGCCCGTACCCGCTGCTGCTCTCCGCCCGCGGCACCGAGCGGATCGACGTCGCGCGCGCCCGGCTCGCCGACGAGTGGGAGGCCGACCCCGCGCTGGAGCCGGCCGATGTGGCCGCCACCCTCGCCGCCCGGCCCGCCGACACCACCCGCGCGGTGACCGTGGTGCGCGATCGCGCCCACGCGATCGCCGCTCTGCGCGCCGGCGAGGGCGCCGTCGGCTCCGTGCCCGAGGGCGTCCGCGACGACGCCGACCGGATTGCGCTGCTCTTCCCCGGGCAGGGCACCCAGTACGTGGGGATGGCGCGCGGGCTCTACGACGCCGAGCCCGTCTTCGCCCAGAACGTGGACCGGTGCGCCGCCGGTTTCGACGCGGCCCTCGGCATCGACCTCAAGGCGCTGCTGTTCGGCGGTCGCAGCCGCGAGCTCGAACGCACCGACCGCTCCCAGCCCGCCCTGTTCACCGTCGAGTACGCGCTGGCGCGCCTGCTCGAAGCGCGTGGCGTGGTCCCGTCGATCCTGGTGGGGCACAGCATCGGCGAGTACGTGGCGGCGACGCTCGCCGGTGTCTTCGATCTGCCCACCGCCCTGACCGTGGTCGCCGAGCGCGGCCGGGTCATGCAGGCCGCGCCGCGCGGCGTGATGCTCGCGGTACCGCTCGGCGAGAAGGAGATCGCGCCCTACCTGGGCTCCGAGATCGACGTCGCGACCGTCAACGAGCCGGGCGGCTGCGTCGTCGCCGGCACCGAGGACGCGATCGCCGACCTGACCGCCAAGCTCGCGGCCGACACGATCACCGCGCGCCGGGTACGGACCTCGCACGCCTTCCACTCCCGGCTGATGGAGCCGGCCGCCGCGCAGTTCGCCGAGTTCCTGGCCGGCGTCGAGCTGCGTGAGCCGCGGATCCCGATGGCCTCCAACGTGACCGGGACGCTGATGAGCGCCGCCGAGGCGACCGACCCGGCCACCTGGTCCCGCCAGATGCGGGCCACCGTCCGGTTCGCGGACGAGCTCGACACCGTCCTCGCCGAACCGCACAGGGTGCTCGTCGAGGTCGGCCCCGGCGGGACGCTCACGTCGGCGGCCAAGCGGCACCCCGGGTTCGGCGACGGTCACCGCATCGCGCGGCTCGTGCGGCATCCGGCGCAGGACCGCGACGACCGGGAGTTCTTCCTGGAGGGACTCGGAACGCTCTGGGCCGCCGGATTGGACGTCGACCCGGGCGTACCGCAGGGCCGCGAGGTGCTGCTGCCCGGCTATCCGTTCCTCCCGGAACGGCACTGGGTCGAGGCGGCGCCGCACCGGCGGTCCGCGCCCGGCCCGGACGCCGCACCGTCCGGCGACGCGACGGCCGCGGGCGACGACGGTGCCGACACCGGTACCGAGGCCGTGCTGGGCCGCGTGTGGGCCGCGTGCCTGGGCACCGATACCGTCGACCCGGAGGCGGACTTCTTCGACCTCGGCGGTGACTCGCTGGTGGCGATCGGCGTCTCCATGGCCGCCGGCCACGCCGGGATCGATCTCACCCCGCAGGACCTGTACGACCACCCGACCGTCGCGGCGCTGGCGCGGGCCATCACCGAGCGCGACGCCGCGGGCGGCCTCGCCGAGCCCACGGCACCGTCGCAGCGCCCGCCGCTCACGCCGAACCTCGCCCGGCTCACCGAATCCGGGGTGCGCGATCACGCGCGCTGGCGGATCCCGCTGGTGCTGGGCGTGGGACCGGAGGTGACGGCCGAGGACGTGACTGCGGTGCTCGAGGCCCTGATCGCGCGGCACGACGCCCTGCGGCTGCGGCTGCGGCGCGACGACGGGCTGTGGGAGCAGGTGATCGCCGAGGCGGGCGAGGCCCCGACCCATCTGCGCGTGCACGAGGAGCATACGGCGGCGACGGATCTCGACGCCGTCGCGCAGGAGCGCCTGGCCGCCCTGATCGCCGAGGCCGACGACGACGCCGCACCCGTGCAGGCCCTGCTGCTGCGGCCCGAGCCGGGGGGCGCCGGCCGCCTCGCGCTCGCCGTGCCCGGTTGGGTGGGTGACGCCCGATCGCGGGAGATCCTGGCTGCGGACCTGCTCACCGCGTTCGGCCAGCGGGCCGCGGGAATGCAGGTCTTCCTGGCGCCCACGGCCACCGGATGGGCCGAGTGGTCCCAGCGGCTCGCGGGCCTCGCGGGCCACCCGGCCGTGCTCGAATCCCGCTCGCGCTGGCTCGATGCCGCGCTGCCGGCGGTGCGGATCGCGACCTCCGACCCCGAGGACCGGCCCGCCGCCGCGGACTATCGCCGCCTGCCCACCACGGTGGGCACCGTGGAGGCCGCCGAGATCGACGACGCCCGGCGCCGCACCGGGGTCCGGCTCGAGGAACTGGTCACCGCCGCGATCGTGCGCGGGGTGGCCTCGGCGGTCGGCCCCGGCCGCGTCGCGATCGACCTCGACGGCGACGCCCGGTCCGTGCTCAAGCCGGCCGTCGACGCGCGGGACACGGTGGGCTGGTTCACCACGGTCCACCCGGTCGCGCTGACCGCACCCGACGGCGACGACGAGCTCGTCGAGCAGGTGCGCACCGCCCTGCGCGGCGTACCGCACCACGGCGTCGGCCACGGCCTGCTGCGCTACCTGCACGCGCCCACCGCGGCGCACCTGGCCGCGGCTCCCGCGGCGGACCTGCACCTCGTGGTCGGCGGCACGGTCCCGGACCCGCCGGACATCGCGCAGGGCGCCAAGGCGGTGTGGTTCGCCGCCGACGCGGCGATGCCGGTGCGCGACGTCGTGCCCGGGCTGGGGCACCCCGTCGAGCTGCGGGTCTACCGCACCGGAGGGCGCCTCCACCTGGACTGGTGGTTCGACGCGCGCCGCGTGGACGCCGCGCGGATCGACGCGCTGGCCGCGGCCGTCACGCAGGCGCTCGGGGCGCTGGCGCGGACGAGTGCCGAGCCGGAGGACGAGGACGCCGACGACTGGGAGCTGGTCGACCTGTCCGGAGGGGATGCGTGA
- a CDS encoding daunorubicin/doxorubicin resistance ABC transporter ATP-binding protein DrrA yields MRHSGPAVVVEGLTKRFGDFTALRGIDLSVRRGEILGLLGPNGAGKTTTVDILATLSRPTSGVARVAGCDVALDPAGVRRAIMLTGQNAALDDLLTGRENLVLFGRLQGLRKSEARSRAKELLDRFDLDYAADRRVGTYSGGMRRRIDIACGLVIRPEVVFLDEPTTGLDPRSRQGVWELVAKLRDDGIATLLTTQYLEEADALSDRITVIDRGTVIAEGTADQLKERTGATICEIVPRHRSDLPAILAALGPLAGREPVADGADRVAIPAPDGTGTLVAAVSRIDPTGIELLDVALRRPSLDEVFFALTGGPAAPRVAEDVTL; encoded by the coding sequence ATGCGGCACTCCGGACCCGCCGTGGTGGTGGAGGGCCTGACCAAACGGTTCGGCGACTTCACCGCGCTGCGCGGCATCGACCTGTCCGTGCGCCGCGGCGAGATCCTCGGCCTGCTCGGGCCCAACGGTGCGGGCAAGACCACCACGGTGGACATCCTCGCCACCCTGTCGCGGCCCACGAGCGGCGTCGCCCGGGTCGCGGGCTGCGACGTGGCGCTCGACCCCGCGGGGGTGCGGCGCGCGATCATGCTGACCGGGCAGAACGCCGCGCTCGACGACCTGCTGACCGGCCGCGAGAACCTGGTGCTGTTCGGCCGGCTGCAGGGGCTGCGCAAATCCGAGGCCCGCAGCCGGGCCAAGGAACTGCTCGACCGGTTCGACCTCGATTACGCGGCCGACCGGCGGGTGGGCACCTACTCGGGCGGCATGCGCCGGCGCATCGACATCGCGTGCGGCCTGGTGATCCGTCCCGAAGTGGTCTTCCTCGACGAGCCGACCACCGGCCTCGATCCTCGCAGCCGGCAGGGCGTGTGGGAGCTGGTGGCCAAGCTGCGCGACGACGGGATCGCCACGCTGCTCACCACCCAGTACCTCGAGGAGGCCGACGCGCTGAGCGACCGGATCACCGTGATCGACCGCGGCACCGTCATCGCCGAGGGCACCGCGGACCAGCTCAAGGAGCGGACCGGGGCCACCATCTGCGAGATCGTGCCCCGGCATCGCAGCGACCTGCCGGCGATCCTCGCCGCGCTGGGCCCGCTGGCCGGCCGTGAGCCCGTCGCCGACGGTGCCGACCGGGTCGCGATCCCGGCACCCGACGGGACCGGGACCCTGGTGGCGGCGGTCTCCCGGATCGACCCGACCGGGATCGAGCTGCTGGACGTGGCGCTGCGGCGCCCCTCCCTCGACGAGGTCTTCTTCGCCCTCACGGGCGGTCCGGCGGCCCCCCGCGTGGCCGAGGACGTGACGCTGTGA
- a CDS encoding ABC transporter permease, with protein MSSRPDTSRAQQWWVLTVRAVAPSLRNGELVTQVAASVMFTVGFYIPLKQFMGAYAATMSSYAQYLTPLIVLQAISFAAISGGFRAATDAVEGIDRRFRSMPIGRLTPMAARMSGSMYRCGLALVISLVCGHVIGFRFYGGPLHTAGFVALVLLLGLTLSVLGDLVGTATRNPDATTHLMMLPQLTLGLLSVGVQPVERFPEWIQGFVRDQPISQFVFGLRALAGDSIPGAAGEPSWAVVGPAVYWALGLLAVLLPLHALVAARRNR; from the coding sequence GTGAGCTCTCGTCCCGACACCTCGCGGGCGCAGCAGTGGTGGGTGCTGACGGTCCGGGCCGTGGCGCCGAGCCTGCGCAACGGCGAGCTCGTCACCCAGGTGGCCGCCTCGGTCATGTTCACCGTCGGCTTCTACATCCCGCTCAAGCAGTTCATGGGCGCCTACGCGGCGACGATGAGCAGCTACGCCCAGTACCTGACCCCGCTGATCGTGCTGCAGGCGATCTCGTTCGCCGCCATCTCGGGCGGCTTCCGGGCGGCGACCGACGCGGTGGAGGGCATCGACCGGCGCTTCCGCTCCATGCCCATCGGCCGGCTGACCCCGATGGCGGCGCGCATGTCCGGCAGCATGTACCGGTGCGGGCTGGCGCTGGTGATCTCGCTGGTGTGCGGCCACGTGATCGGCTTCCGCTTCTACGGCGGGCCGCTGCACACCGCGGGCTTCGTGGCCCTGGTGCTCCTGCTCGGCCTGACGCTGTCCGTGCTCGGGGACCTGGTGGGCACCGCGACCCGCAACCCCGATGCCACCACGCACCTGATGATGCTGCCGCAGCTGACCCTGGGCCTGCTGTCGGTCGGTGTGCAGCCCGTCGAGCGGTTCCCCGAGTGGATCCAGGGCTTCGTCCGCGATCAGCCCATCTCGCAGTTCGTCTTCGGGTTGCGCGCGCTCGCCGGGGACTCGATCCCCGGTGCCGCGGGGGAGCCGTCCTGGGCCGTGGTCGGCCCGGCCGTCTACTGGGCCCTCGGCCTGCTCGCGGTGCTCCTACCGCTGCACGCTCTCGTCGCGGCGCGGAGGAACCGCTGA
- a CDS encoding ABC transporter permease, which produces MCAHRLEERRAPGLRTHGQRAVRPVRSSERSPRDLLVQTGVLAGRIVRRWVRDPATLAETVLVPVAFLVTLNIVLGDGISKLTGVNALAGSVPLVALVAATQGATVGGLGVMAERDNGFLARLWGTPIHRGAGITSRLLAEALRIVTATAVLTITGVLLGLRFENGALSVLGWLLVPVLFGVAFAAAVLTVAVYAAKTIVVEATALISGLFMFFCTGFVPLEQYPDWLQPVVQHQPFSNTVDTMRGLAVGGPVAAPLMELLAWTVGILAVCAVPLTVGYRRASTRD; this is translated from the coding sequence ATGTGCGCGCACCGGTTGGAGGAGCGCCGGGCACCCGGCCTGCGGACCCACGGTCAGCGGGCCGTGCGGCCGGTCCGGTCGAGTGAGCGCTCACCGCGCGACCTGCTCGTGCAGACCGGGGTGCTGGCCGGGCGGATCGTGCGCCGCTGGGTCCGCGACCCGGCCACCCTGGCGGAGACGGTGCTCGTCCCGGTCGCCTTCCTCGTCACGCTCAACATCGTGCTCGGGGACGGCATCTCGAAGCTCACCGGCGTCAACGCCCTCGCCGGCAGCGTGCCGCTGGTGGCGCTGGTCGCCGCCACGCAGGGTGCCACCGTCGGCGGGCTCGGGGTGATGGCGGAGCGGGACAACGGATTCCTCGCCCGCCTGTGGGGCACGCCGATCCATCGCGGCGCGGGCATCACGTCCCGGCTGCTGGCCGAGGCGCTGCGGATCGTGACCGCCACGGCCGTGCTGACGATCACCGGTGTGCTGCTCGGGCTGCGCTTCGAGAACGGCGCGCTCTCGGTACTCGGGTGGCTGCTGGTGCCGGTGCTGTTCGGCGTCGCCTTCGCCGCCGCGGTGCTGACCGTGGCGGTCTACGCCGCGAAGACCATCGTCGTGGAGGCCACGGCCCTGATCTCGGGGCTGTTCATGTTCTTCTGCACGGGGTTCGTCCCGCTGGAGCAGTACCCGGACTGGTTGCAGCCCGTGGTGCAGCACCAACCCTTCAGCAACACCGTCGACACCATGCGGGGCCTGGCCGTGGGCGGCCCCGTGGCCGCGCCGCTGATGGAGCTGCTGGCGTGGACCGTCGGCATCCTCGCGGTCTGCGCCGTGCCGTTGACCGTCGGCTACCGCCGGGCGAGTACCCGGGACTGA
- a CDS encoding phthiocerol/phthiodiolone dimycocerosyl transferase family protein codes for MFESAVLRPLAESEKMFAETHNFVGLGAHVRGPVDVELLSEAFETLLEVHPVLAARLEPDERDGFRIVADDFLPQGVVLASDPAAAQPFDQRQSLVRLVLDPGEEETAATLYVHHALADGHHQFALIEELFGIYTDLATTGTVRVGPVQPTPAALETVLADRAVVKQRRSGLERFMPAMYAYDLPPSRRSVTAERPDVPVLVPMVQHTFTAEDTRALFDLSRAERVSVNGIVSAAVLLAEWRLRGATAVPVPYIYPVDLRYVLSPTVSATACTNPVGVATYLAEIGSGTRILDLAREIAETFRADLAEGVIQQSLLHFRPAYVGNPPGLPDVVMVTDNGVVPPVRTPPGVEISAVHGELYFQVGSGIEMYTSKVFDGRLQLEYHTHGPDPEDALAAVAAQLSALAAQSVGPKA; via the coding sequence ATGTTCGAATCCGCTGTGCTGCGCCCGTTGGCGGAGAGCGAGAAGATGTTCGCCGAGACGCACAACTTCGTCGGGCTCGGCGCGCACGTGCGCGGGCCGGTCGACGTCGAGTTGCTGAGCGAGGCCTTCGAGACGCTGCTCGAAGTGCACCCCGTGCTGGCCGCGCGCCTCGAGCCCGACGAGCGCGACGGATTCCGCATCGTCGCCGACGACTTCCTGCCCCAGGGGGTGGTGCTGGCCTCCGATCCCGCTGCCGCACAGCCCTTCGACCAGCGGCAGTCCCTGGTGCGGCTGGTGCTCGATCCGGGCGAGGAGGAGACCGCGGCCACCCTCTACGTGCACCACGCCCTCGCCGACGGGCACCACCAGTTCGCGCTCATCGAGGAGCTGTTCGGCATCTACACCGACCTGGCGACAACGGGGACCGTGCGCGTGGGTCCCGTGCAGCCGACGCCCGCCGCGCTGGAGACGGTGCTCGCGGACCGCGCGGTGGTCAAGCAGCGCCGCTCGGGGCTCGAACGCTTCATGCCCGCGATGTACGCCTACGACCTGCCGCCCTCGCGCCGGTCGGTGACCGCCGAGCGCCCGGACGTCCCGGTCCTGGTTCCGATGGTGCAGCACACCTTCACCGCCGAGGACACGCGCGCATTGTTCGACCTCTCCCGGGCGGAGCGCGTCAGCGTCAACGGCATCGTCTCGGCCGCCGTCCTGCTCGCCGAGTGGCGGTTGCGCGGCGCGACGGCCGTGCCGGTGCCCTACATCTACCCCGTCGATCTGCGTTACGTGCTCTCGCCGACGGTGTCGGCCACCGCGTGCACCAATCCGGTGGGGGTCGCGACCTACCTCGCCGAGATCGGTTCCGGCACCCGGATACTGGACCTGGCGCGCGAGATCGCGGAGACCTTCCGCGCCGACCTGGCCGAGGGCGTGATCCAGCAGTCGCTGCTGCACTTCCGGCCCGCGTACGTGGGGAACCCGCCGGGACTGCCCGACGTGGTGATGGTGACCGACAACGGCGTGGTGCCTCCGGTGCGGACTCCTCCCGGCGTCGAGATCAGTGCCGTGCACGGCGAGCTGTACTTCCAGGTGGGGTCCGGCATCGAGATGTACACCAGCAAGGTCTTCGACGGCCGGCTGCAGCTCGAGTACCACACGCACGGGCCCGATCCGGAGGACGCGCTCGCTGCCGTCGCGGCGCAGCTGAGCGCGCTCGCCGCTCAGTCCGTGGGACCGAAGGCGTAG
- a CDS encoding class I SAM-dependent methyltransferase gives MPPKATVDLSGAAQTMLTTLYLKALDADSDRPVLGDTFARDAVAGIDYDWSSLGVSARWSPLATVRTAQYDRWTREFLRRYPESTVVHLGCGLDSRVFRVDPGPAVHWVDVDFPAVIDLRRQVYPERDGYHLLASSATDHEWLQRIPADRPALFLAEGISMYLTATEGTQLLRAVLQRFPEGEVQIDFYSRLAIRSQRMHKLNRTTGSVLHWGVDDPAEVAAAVPGLRPVRDVTFFDAETFQGSSRLFAAVGGIGRVVRPVRRALQYHRYAFGPTD, from the coding sequence ATGCCCCCCAAGGCCACCGTCGACCTCAGCGGCGCCGCGCAGACGATGCTCACCACGCTGTATCTCAAAGCGTTGGACGCGGATTCCGATCGCCCCGTCCTCGGCGACACCTTCGCCCGCGACGCCGTGGCCGGCATCGACTACGACTGGTCCTCGCTCGGCGTGTCGGCGCGCTGGTCGCCGCTGGCGACGGTGCGCACCGCCCAGTACGACCGCTGGACCCGGGAGTTCCTGCGGCGATACCCGGAATCGACCGTCGTGCACCTGGGTTGCGGTCTCGACAGCCGGGTCTTCCGCGTCGATCCCGGGCCCGCGGTGCACTGGGTCGACGTCGACTTCCCCGCGGTGATCGACCTGCGCCGGCAGGTCTACCCGGAGCGCGACGGCTACCACCTGCTCGCCAGCTCGGCCACCGATCACGAATGGCTGCAGCGCATCCCGGCGGATCGGCCCGCACTGTTCCTCGCGGAGGGGATCAGCATGTACCTCACGGCGACGGAGGGCACGCAGTTGCTGCGCGCCGTCCTGCAGCGCTTCCCCGAGGGCGAGGTCCAGATCGACTTCTACAGCCGTCTCGCGATCCGCAGCCAGCGGATGCACAAACTCAACCGCACCACCGGGTCCGTCCTGCACTGGGGCGTCGACGATCCCGCCGAGGTCGCCGCGGCGGTGCCCGGCCTGCGCCCGGTGCGCGACGTCACCTTCTTCGACGCCGAGACCTTCCAGGGCAGCTCGCGCCTGTTCGCCGCGGTCGGCGGCATCGGGCGGGTGGTGCGGCCGGTGCGGCGCGCCCTGCAGTACCACCGCTACGCCTTCGGTCCCACGGACTGA
- a CDS encoding flavodoxin family protein yields MSDERRSPRVLLLYYSFTGQAERLLEAAGAEFAERGWEVVPARIELIDPRYAPRLAHFPLRRVWRTMLSLVPAQARGVTAAVRVPPQAFEGRYDLICLGSPTWWDRASIPMRSFLASADARRVLAGRPFAVFIACRDRWKGNLAEVRRLAEWQGGRYAGQVHTAYPGNQLTSMLSLTSFLGSGEQRERYLGIAIPTTNAQPAHLDSARRLAGELAGSTTGEG; encoded by the coding sequence GTGTCCGATGAGCGCCGCAGCCCCCGGGTGCTGTTGCTGTACTACAGCTTCACCGGTCAGGCGGAGCGCTTGCTCGAGGCCGCGGGTGCGGAGTTCGCCGAGCGCGGGTGGGAGGTCGTGCCCGCCCGGATCGAGCTGATCGACCCGCGGTACGCACCCCGCCTCGCCCACTTCCCGCTACGCCGGGTGTGGCGCACGATGCTCTCGCTGGTCCCCGCGCAGGCGCGCGGAGTCACCGCCGCCGTGCGGGTGCCGCCGCAGGCGTTCGAGGGGCGCTACGACCTGATCTGCCTGGGCTCGCCCACCTGGTGGGATCGCGCCAGTATCCCGATGCGGTCCTTCCTGGCCTCCGCCGATGCGCGCCGAGTGCTGGCAGGCCGCCCGTTCGCGGTCTTCATCGCCTGCCGGGACCGGTGGAAGGGCAATCTCGCCGAGGTGCGCCGGCTTGCCGAGTGGCAGGGCGGGCGGTACGCGGGACAGGTGCACACGGCTTATCCGGGCAACCAGCTCACGTCGATGCTCTCGTTGACCAGCTTCCTCGGCTCGGGTGAGCAGCGCGAGCGCTACCTCGGTATCGCGATACCGACCACCAATGCGCAGCCGGCGCACCTCGATTCGGCTCGCAGGCTGGCCGGCGAGCTCGCCGGATCCACGACGGGGGAGGGCTGA
- a CDS encoding DUF2505 domain-containing protein: protein MPRRFSVRADSPAPVAAVLGAFGDARYWRDRFTEFGGGLELTALDVDDAGAISVRTVQDVRRESMAPLLARLYPRELRVLATERWVPVGDSADGTITVTVQGAPGAGEAAARLDAADRGCVLRVDGEVRVRVPVLGGPVERLVAHGFAAHVPELQRFTDEWLAAHA from the coding sequence ATGCCGCGGCGGTTCTCGGTCCGGGCCGACTCGCCCGCGCCGGTGGCCGCCGTTCTGGGCGCCTTCGGGGATGCCCGGTACTGGCGGGACCGGTTCACCGAGTTCGGGGGCGGTCTGGAACTGACGGCGCTCGACGTCGACGACGCGGGAGCGATCTCGGTGCGCACCGTGCAGGACGTGCGGCGCGAGTCGATGGCTCCGCTGCTCGCGCGCCTGTACCCCCGCGAGCTGCGAGTGCTCGCCACCGAACGCTGGGTCCCCGTGGGCGATTCGGCCGACGGCACGATCACCGTCACCGTGCAGGGAGCTCCGGGCGCGGGGGAGGCCGCCGCGCGGCTCGATGCGGCCGACCGGGGCTGCGTGCTGCGCGTCGACGGCGAGGTGCGAGTGCGGGTGCCCGTGCTCGGCGGTCCCGTCGAGCGCCTGGTCGCGCACGGCTTCGCCGCGCACGTTCCCGAACTGCAGCGGTTCACCGACGAGTGGCTGGCCGCGCATGCCTGA